The following are encoded together in the Streptomyces sp. NBC_00341 genome:
- a CDS encoding ABC transporter ATP-binding protein — MMNSSGVAIEARGLTVVRGNRTVLKGLGFTVEPGRITGLLGPSGCGKSTLMRAVVGTQAKVTGTLDVLGSPAGHPGLRPRIGYVTQAPSIYTDLTVRQNLDYFAAILQPGRRHRDARREAVTRAITEVDLTSHSAALAGTLSGGQRTRVSLAVALLGTPELLVLDEPTVGLDPVLRRDLWSLFHRLAADRGTTLLISSHVMDEAERCHRLLLMREGEILADDTPEALRTAARTETVEEAFLHLVDAAATRQENAR; from the coding sequence ATGATGAATTCTTCGGGTGTCGCCATCGAGGCCCGCGGCCTCACGGTCGTACGGGGCAACCGCACCGTCCTCAAAGGCCTCGGCTTCACCGTCGAACCCGGCAGGATCACCGGACTCCTCGGCCCCTCCGGCTGCGGCAAATCCACCCTGATGCGAGCCGTCGTCGGCACCCAGGCCAAGGTGACCGGCACCCTCGACGTCCTGGGCAGCCCGGCCGGCCACCCCGGCCTCCGGCCACGGATCGGGTACGTCACCCAGGCGCCGTCCATCTACACCGACCTCACCGTCCGGCAGAACCTCGACTACTTCGCGGCGATCCTGCAACCGGGCCGCCGGCACCGCGACGCCCGCCGCGAAGCCGTCACCCGGGCCATCACAGAGGTCGACCTGACCAGCCACTCCGCCGCCCTCGCCGGCACCCTCTCCGGCGGCCAGCGCACCCGCGTCTCCCTCGCCGTGGCGCTGCTCGGCACCCCCGAACTGCTCGTCCTCGACGAACCCACCGTCGGCCTGGACCCGGTGCTCCGGCGCGATCTGTGGAGCCTCTTCCACCGCCTCGCCGCCGACCGGGGCACCACCCTCCTGATCTCCTCCCACGTCATGGACGAGGCCGAGCGCTGCCACCGCCTCCTCCTGATGCGCGAGGGCGAGATCCTCGCCGACGACACCCCGGAGGCGCTGCGTACCGCCGCCCGCACCGAGACCGTCGAAGAAGCCTTCCTCCACCTGGTCGACGCGGCCGCCACCCGTCAGGAGAACGCCCGATGA
- the proC gene encoding pyrroline-5-carboxylate reductase, with protein MTQTVAVLGTGKIGEALLSGMIRAGWRPADLLVTTRRSERAEELRNRYGVDSVSNAEAAGRADILILAAKPQDMGRLLDELSAHVTAERLVISAAAGITTAFIEDRLTEGTPVVRVMPNTPVVVDEGMSVISAGSHATGAHLATAEAIFGGVGKTLRVPESQQDAATALSGSGPAYFYFLVEAMTDAGILLGLPRAQAHDLIVQAAIGAAVMLRDSGEHPVKLREAVTSPAGTTISAIRELENHGVRAALIAALEAARDRSRELASGNG; from the coding sequence ATGACCCAGACAGTCGCAGTCCTCGGCACCGGCAAGATCGGCGAGGCCCTGCTCAGCGGCATGATCCGGGCCGGGTGGCGCCCGGCGGACCTGCTCGTCACCACCCGCCGCTCCGAGCGCGCTGAGGAACTCCGCAACCGCTACGGGGTCGACTCCGTCAGCAACGCCGAGGCCGCCGGGCGCGCCGACATCCTCATCCTCGCGGCCAAGCCCCAGGACATGGGCCGCCTCCTGGACGAGCTCTCCGCCCATGTCACCGCAGAGCGCCTGGTCATCAGCGCCGCGGCCGGCATCACGACCGCCTTCATCGAGGACCGCCTCACCGAGGGCACCCCGGTGGTCCGGGTCATGCCGAACACCCCCGTGGTGGTCGACGAGGGCATGTCCGTCATCTCCGCGGGCAGCCACGCCACCGGCGCCCACCTCGCCACCGCGGAGGCGATCTTCGGCGGCGTCGGCAAGACGCTGCGCGTCCCGGAGTCCCAGCAGGACGCGGCCACCGCGCTCTCCGGCTCGGGCCCGGCGTACTTCTACTTCCTCGTCGAGGCGATGACGGACGCCGGAATCCTGCTCGGCCTGCCCCGCGCCCAGGCCCACGACCTGATCGTCCAGGCCGCCATCGGCGCCGCCGTGATGCTCCGGGACAGCGGCGAGCACCCGGTCAAGCTCCGCGAAGCCGTCACCAGCCCGGCGGGCACCACGATCAGCGCCATCCGCGAACTGGAGAACCACGGCGTACGCGCCGCCCTCATCGCCGCCCTCGAAGCCGCCCGCGACCGCAGCCGCGAACTCGCCTCCGGCAACGGCTGA
- a CDS encoding class I SAM-dependent methyltransferase encodes MATKNTPDPSSQPPSPHPPSPHPSPPRALSFDRAAAQYGAARPGYPDALLDAVEELAGRPLRGARALDVGAGTGISTRRLRDRGAAVVAVEPGPGMAAELRRTLPDVPLVRGDGNRLPFAAGSADLITYAQSWHWTDSARAAPEAMRVLRPGGALALWWNVADPDVGWIAEQGERLLSFFAAELPELAGPGAAGGPAAANTGAHGSPVSARDLPAGLSFVHRRVPWTRRVPIATHLANLGSHSAFLILGDEPARRFLSEEREHLARRFPDGTVEETYVVELSVAIR; translated from the coding sequence ATGGCCACTAAGAACACCCCGGACCCCAGCTCCCAGCCGCCGTCCCCGCACCCGCCGTCCCCGCACCCCTCGCCCCCGCGCGCCCTGTCGTTCGACCGTGCCGCCGCCCAGTACGGCGCGGCCCGACCCGGCTATCCGGACGCCCTCCTGGATGCCGTCGAGGAGCTCGCGGGCCGGCCGCTGCGAGGTGCCCGCGCCCTCGACGTCGGGGCGGGTACCGGCATCTCGACCCGCCGCCTCCGCGACCGGGGCGCCGCCGTCGTCGCCGTCGAGCCGGGCCCCGGGATGGCGGCGGAACTGCGCAGGACCCTGCCGGACGTCCCGCTGGTACGGGGTGACGGCAACCGCCTCCCCTTCGCCGCGGGCTCGGCCGACCTGATCACGTACGCCCAGTCCTGGCACTGGACCGACTCCGCCCGCGCCGCCCCCGAGGCCATGCGCGTACTGCGGCCGGGCGGCGCGCTGGCCCTGTGGTGGAACGTGGCCGACCCCGACGTCGGCTGGATCGCGGAACAGGGCGAGCGGCTGCTGAGCTTCTTCGCCGCCGAGCTGCCCGAGCTCGCCGGCCCCGGAGCGGCAGGCGGACCCGCGGCGGCCAACACCGGCGCCCACGGCTCGCCCGTATCCGCCCGCGACCTGCCGGCCGGGCTGTCGTTCGTACACCGCCGGGTGCCCTGGACCCGGCGCGTCCCCATCGCCACGCACCTCGCCAACCTCGGCAGCCACTCCGCCTTCCTGATCCTCGGTGACGAGCCCGCCCGGCGCTTCCTCTCCGAGGAGCGCGAGCACCTCGCACGGCGCTTCCCGGACGGCACGGTGGAGGAGACGTACGTCGTCGAGCTGAGCGTGGCCATCCGCTGA
- a CDS encoding ABC transporter permease — MSTTTTSPLSAARTLATAARVLRQLAHDPRTIGLLLLIPVVMITLLRYVFDGSPRTFDSIGASLLGIFPLITMFLVTSIATLRERTSGTLERLLAMPLGKGDLIAGYALAFGAVAVVQSLLATGLSVWVLGLDVTGSPWLLLLVAVLDALLGTALGLFVSAFASSEFQAVQFMPAVIFPQLLLCGLFIARDRMAPVLEWISNVLPMSYAVDGMNEVLRHPDVTGDFVRDVAIVAGCALLVLGLGAATLRRRTT, encoded by the coding sequence ATGAGCACGACCACCACCTCACCCCTGAGCGCGGCCCGCACCCTGGCCACCGCCGCCCGCGTCCTGCGCCAGCTGGCACACGACCCCCGCACCATCGGGCTGCTCCTGCTGATCCCGGTCGTCATGATCACGCTGCTGCGGTACGTCTTCGACGGCAGCCCGCGCACCTTCGACTCCATCGGCGCCTCGCTGCTCGGCATCTTCCCGCTGATCACGATGTTCCTGGTGACCTCGATCGCCACCCTGCGCGAGCGCACCTCCGGCACCCTGGAGCGCCTCCTCGCGATGCCGCTCGGCAAGGGCGACCTGATCGCCGGCTACGCCCTCGCCTTCGGCGCCGTCGCCGTGGTCCAGTCGCTCCTGGCCACCGGCCTCTCGGTGTGGGTGCTCGGGCTGGACGTCACCGGGTCCCCGTGGCTGCTGCTCCTGGTCGCCGTGCTCGACGCCCTGCTCGGCACGGCGCTCGGCCTGTTCGTCTCGGCCTTCGCGTCCTCCGAGTTCCAGGCCGTCCAGTTCATGCCGGCCGTGATCTTCCCGCAGCTCCTGCTCTGCGGACTGTTCATCGCCAGGGACCGGATGGCGCCCGTCCTCGAATGGATCTCGAACGTGCTGCCCATGTCGTACGCCGTGGACGGCATGAACGAGGTCCTCCGCCACCCGGACGTCACCGGCGACTTCGTCCGCGACGTCGCGATCGTGGCGGGCTGCGCCCTTCTCGTCCTCGGGCTCGGCGCGGCCACCCTCCGCCGCCGCACCACCTGA